GATGAACCAATTTACCAACGATTACCCAGTTTTATTATCGCCACCGTCGATAAATTCGCCAATCTCCCTTGGGTAGGAGAAACTGGAGCATTATTTGGACTGGTAGACCGTTATGACAAAGATGGTTTTTACGGGCCGGCCCATCCCGGTCGCGGTCAAGCACTTGCTGGTCATTTACCAGCCCCAGACCTGATTATTCAAGACGAGTTGCACCTGATTTCCGGCCCTTTGGGAACAATGGTAGGGTTGTATGAAACCGCCATTGACGAACTATGCAGCCGACAAATTAACGGTAAAAAATTACGCCCCAAAATTATTGCATCCACCGCAACAGTACGGAGAGCTAGCAAACAAATTCGAGCCTTATTTGGTCGAGATGCTGTAGATATTTTCCCACCTCCAGGACCCGATCGCCGCGATTCGTTTTTCGCCAAAACAGTGCCAGCAAGCATCAGTAACGCCCGTACCTACGTGGGAATTGCAGCGCAGGGACGAAGCTTAAAAGTAGTACTATTACGAACTTACTTAGCATTACTGGGTGCAGCACAGAAACATTATCAAGCAGCAGGAGGGGCAAAAAATCTTGATAACCCCGCAGACCCTTACATGACCCTGCTGGGATATTTTAACTCCCTACGCGAATTAGGTGGTAGTCGCCGCATCGTTGAAGATGAAGTCAACTCTCGTCTAGCAAGGTATAGCCTCAGAAAGCGAGTCAACGAAACTGAAGGTTTATTTGCCGACCGTCAAATTGCCTACGAACCGGCGGAACTGACTTCCCGTGTTAGTACTAACGTTGTTGCTGAAATAAAAAGCTACTTGGCACTACTATTCCACGAGAAGAAGCATATCGATGTAGCTTTAGCAACGAATATGATATCCGTGGGTTTGGATATCACCCGTCTAGGGTTGATGGTTGTGTTGGGTCAACCGAAAACAGCATCCGAGTATATTCAATCTACTAGTCGGGTAGGACGGGATGAAAATCGCCCTGGCTTAGTCATCACATTATTAAACATACATCGACCACGCGATCGCTCTCACTACGAACGCTTCCCAGCTTGGCATACCAGCTTTTATCGTTCTGTAGAAGCAACTAGCGTCACCCCATTTTCACCTCGTGCCATTGACAGGGGTATCGCCGCTATCACCGTCGCCTTGGCGCGTTTAGGACATCCTGGCATGACTGCACCACCCCGCGCTATCGAGATTTTACAACATCGGCAGGATTTAGAATATGTTGTCGATGCCATTAGCGATCGCGCAGAAATGCACGATAAAGAACTTGATGCTGTGGAAGCCGAAGCACTGCGTCAAAAAATTCGAGGACGGGTGAAAGATTTACTGGACACTTGGGAACACATTGCTAGTCAAAAAATTAGCTTGCAATACCAACAAGAAGTAGGACAAGCGCCGCCATTATTATTTGACCCCCTTGACCCAGAACTTGAAAAGCAACCAATGTCAGCACGCAAGTTCAAAGCACAACGCAGCCTGCGGGATGTGGAACCAACAGTAAACTTGTGGGTTTGCAACCCTGATGGTTTTGAGGTGGAGGAGGACGAGAAATGAAAACGAACCACCAAGACGTAGAGAAAAAAGAGAAATGAAGTCAAAAAGCAAACGCAAGCCTTCAGGAGAAATACGGCAAAGCCAAATTATTTCCACCTTTGGCCCTGGCTCAATGGTGGACTTACCAAATTACTCAGTAATTATCGGCGGACTCAACCACTGGCGGGGTAATAGACAACGAATTGACGAAGACCGCCTTGCAGCCAGAGTTGCCGAGATTTTGGGTGTCAGAGACATTACCATGTATGCACCACCTACGGACGAGCAAGACCCAAGCGCCGCCAGGAGTGGAATTACAGCTTTTACTTTCCCTACTTGGTTTGTTGCCCAAGTAGAAGAAACTTGGACTTCCCCTAACGGCAAAGAATATCGTACTCGTCCTCTGATACCTTGGGGTAGTTTAGTTAAAGGTAAATACCTCAGCGATACCAAAAAGAAAATACCAGTTGTCCCCGTTCGCTTTGTCCAAGCCTGTGTTAACGGACACATCAGTGATATCGACTGGTATCGCTTTGTCCACAGTAATAGCGATCCTTCCAGTAAATGCCGGGGGCAGCTTTGGCTTGACGAACGTGGTTCTGGCAATGATTTCGTAGATATCTTTATTCGCTGTGAAGCCTGCGGCACTCGTCGTCCTCTCTCCGATGTAACAGTACCCAATAGCAAAATTTTGGGTCAATGTCTGGGGAATCGTCCTTGGCTAGGGCCAAAAGCTTTTGAACCTTGTGTTTCCCGCCTCACTGGTAAACAAGAGTACAACCGACTTTTAGTAAGGGCTGCAAGTAATACCTACTTTTCCCAAGTTTTGAGCGTTATCTCCCTCCCAGACTCAGACGCAGCAATGCGAGAAGCAGTTAATTTGGTTTATGAAGACTTTCTTCAGTATGCAGAAAGTTCAGATGATATCAAAAGAGAACGTCGCAAACAAAAAGTTGCTAATGCTTTAGAGGGATTTAGCGATGAAGCTGTGTGGTTAGAAATACAGCGCAAGCAAAGCGGACAAGGAGACCAAGATAAAAGCATCAAGCAAGTGGAAATTGAAACACTGCTTTCTAGCCCAGAAGAGATGGGAGAAGATGCTCCAGATGGTGACTTTTATGCCCGCGCCCGCAAGTTAACTAGTTTGCCCCCATTATTATCGTCTCGTATTGACCGAATTATTTTGGTGCATCGCCTACGAGAAGTCATTGCCCAAGTCGGGTTTACCCGCTTTGAACCTGCAATGCCTGATATTGATGGTGAACTGGCGCTGGATGTGGGTCGGGCAGCCCTTGATATTGAACCAAGCTGGGTTCCTGCCATAGAAAACCGTGGCGAAGGCGTATTTATCAGCTTTCAAAAACAGGCAATAGAAAGCTGGGTAAAACAGCCTGCGGTACAAAAACGTGGGCTGGAATTGCTGAGGGGCTTCGAGGTATGGCAAAAGCGCAAGGCGCAAGAGGACGCTAAATTCCCTGGATTACCTTATATTATGCTGCACTCCTTGTCACACCTGTTGATTACAGCAGTATCCCTAGAGTGCGGTTATGCTGCTTCATCAATTCGTGAACGCATTTATGTTGGTGAAACAGGCTATGGAATTCTTTTATACACTGGTTCACCTGGGTCGGAGGGAACTTTGGGGGGTCTGGTACAAATTGGCAAGCGAATTGAGTATCACCTAACTACAGCATTAGAATCGGGAAGGCTATGTTCCAACGATCCTGTTTGTGCCCAACACCAGCCAGACAACGTACAAGAGGAGCGTTTTTTGCATGGTGCAGCCTGTCACGGTTGTTTGTTAATTGCTGAATCTTCCTGCGAACGTGGTAATGAATTTCTCGATCGGGCGCTTGTAGTACCTACAGTTGAGGGTTTGGGTGCTGAGTTTTTTCTAAATCAGGAAATGTGATGGCAGCGTTTCTCCAACTGAGCCGACCAGTTTTGGTCAGTTTGGCTACAGCCCTTGAAACAGGAAGGCTTCATCCACCTTTTACTATATCAATTATTAAAACCTACGTACCGGAAATTCTCAGTGGCGGTATTGTTGAGGAACTTAATCGACTCAATGCAATGGGTGCTACTTCTGACCACATAGCTTATACATTGCGCCTGCTAGCAGCAGAACGGTCAGCATCTCAGGAAGTACACGACAGAGTAGAGTTGGTTTGGACAGGACAGGAAGTCGTCGGTTCTCAAAGCCGCGATACTAGCGTTGTTGTGCGCGAGTTATTCAGCACAGCCAAAAGTAGCATCCTTATTTGGGAGATCCAACAATTGAAGAAGAATTCTGACTTCTGAATTCTTCTTCAATTTCTGGAAGTGCCTTTCCAGTTTTGCTGTTGACAAAGGGAAAAAAGCACAAGCTCTGTTTGGTGTGCTGGCTTCCCGGATGGATGCGAATCTAGAACCCATATTCCGCACTTCGCTTTATAGTACGTTTGTATTATATTTTGGGGCTAATGGTAGTTGAATAGTGATCGCTAAAAGTCTAGTAAGTACCAGTGTTAATACTTAATCAAAACAATGATTTTTTGTAGGATTTACTGAAGTATTAAGGTATGACATTTTGAAGTGCGGAATGTGGGTTATAAGACGCTTTGCCGCTACCTGCAAATAAGGGCGGTGCAATTAAGGAGAAGATTAAACAAGCCCTAGCTATACTTGGCTAACTTACTGCAAGCACTATTTTAAAATCTTGCCGCTTTTAGCTCTGCCAATTTCCTAGCAGTCCCAGACTAGAGGTAAACTTCTCTACACAAAGCATTATTTATAACATGTAGATGTGATCTAGATCATTAATTTAAGATGTCAAATATCACTTACATTATAAAATAAATAAGATTACTTGACACAGGAAATTATACAAGCATAATAATTGTGTGTGCTTGAATTCCTTATACAAATACTTTATTCAAATGTAGTAAGGCTCCAACTGTTTAATGTTTGATATTCCAGAGAACAATACCAAACTGAATTATCAACGAATGCTGCCGCATCTTTTTCTAAATCCAGTGTTCCCGGAAATAAGCTTTCAAAAAACTCGATTACGGGTTGAAATTTTCTCTCAATTCTTCAGACGCACGATACTTTATTGATTGTGATAGCTGGAGTAAACGAGGGTTTTCCGGAACTCCCAACACGTAATCAATATCTATCTGTGACTCACACCAAGCCATTCCCGGATTTCTCACAAAGTTTAAACGAGTAGCCCAAAACGCTTATGCCACTTAGACTTGAGATAAAATACCCCGTTCACATACTGTTGTGATTCATGCAGTGTCTAAAACGCTCAAAAGTCAAATTATCAGGCAGGATTTTTTTATGAACTTTTGTAAACAATTGGCTGGTTCTGCATAAAACTTGTACGCCGAATGTAAATTAAGCAGGTACTTGCTTGACGAGCATTGATTGAGGTTTACTTGATTTGCTCCCGGCGTACCCGTCCGCGAATCAAGCGAACACATGAAGAATTCCTATATCTCTTATTTACTAACACTAAATAGGTGATTAAATTCCAAAGTTTTTTAGCTAACTATCTGAGATGATCGTGTTAAAAAATCTTAGCGATGCTGCTATTGTTGCCTGAAAAAATTAATCTTGTTTTCGTTTTGTCTAGTTTGTAAATCCATCCACAAAATGCTTTAATCGCGCGATTAAAACTGAAATTAAATCGCTATAAGTCCTGATGGGCAGTAATAAGTTAAATTACTGTCTAATTTTAGTATGCTTGATTTTGGTTTTAAACAATGCTTGTATCTGCTCCTTTTCATCGGCAATAATCTGAGTTTTTTTCTAGTAAATTATTGTAAAAAGTATTGAGTTTCCAAAGAAATGAGTTAGAGTAATTATGTGGCTAACAAAAACAAGTTTGTCACGCCAAAGATTTCGCAAATAAATAATTTACAACTCTCAGGATCAACTCAAATGATTATTTCTGATCTAAACTACTTGGAAAATACCTCTGAAGAAATTCTCGGTGGTCGTGGTACTAACATCGCCAACATCTACACAGCAAACAAGAGAGTTACAGCTGTTGTTAACGAAAGCTTTACCAAGACAGTTACCACTAACTTGAACGGTATCCAAGGCAACACTGCTGAATTAGTTGTTAGCGCTGATGCTACCGGAAACAGAACCTTCAGCAGCGTTATTGGTGGTGTTCAAGTCGAAGACGATCGCTCTGAGACTTTCGTTAACGCTATTGCTGCTACCGTTCACTAATACTTGATCCAACTGGATTAGTTAAGCTGAAGCCTAAAAACAAAAGCAGGTTAGAGTGAGTAAGAAAACCAACACTCCATAGCAATTGTTTTGTTGGGTTATCTTGTACTCTACTCAACCTACTATTGGATGTTCAAAATTGCTGAAAACTATCTTGATTTCTAGTTTTCAGCAATTTTCTAAATTTGATTCAATGTTAACACAGTTAAGGTTCTTCCGCACTTGATCAGCCTTTCGGGCAAGGCAGCCGGAGCTGAGGGCAGAGGGCAGAAGGGAAGAAAAAGTTTTAAGGTATGCCTTTTGCCTTGACCAAATTGGGTTTAAAACCCCCACCAAATCAAAGATTTTGTGGTCTACAATTACTGTTCTTGTTTGAACGTAGTTCAGGGGTTAAAGTCCCCTGCTTCTATCAAGCAGCGCGTGAAAGTGTTGGGGTCTAAATCCCCATCCACACAAGCAACACCCCACTGCGGAAACTTCACCAGCAGCTTCTTGATCACAATCTGCTTTCGCGGGATCATCAGCCCAAAACCCAAATTTTCTGTGAAAACTCAAAACTTTTACAAAACTTTACAGACGCAATTTTCAAACCACTATAATTACTATCCCTGGCAATTAACCAACTC
This Nostoc flagelliforme CCNUN1 DNA region includes the following protein-coding sequences:
- the drmB gene encoding DUF1998 domain-containing protein, giving the protein MKSKSKRKPSGEIRQSQIISTFGPGSMVDLPNYSVIIGGLNHWRGNRQRIDEDRLAARVAEILGVRDITMYAPPTDEQDPSAARSGITAFTFPTWFVAQVEETWTSPNGKEYRTRPLIPWGSLVKGKYLSDTKKKIPVVPVRFVQACVNGHISDIDWYRFVHSNSDPSSKCRGQLWLDERGSGNDFVDIFIRCEACGTRRPLSDVTVPNSKILGQCLGNRPWLGPKAFEPCVSRLTGKQEYNRLLVRAASNTYFSQVLSVISLPDSDAAMREAVNLVYEDFLQYAESSDDIKRERRKQKVANALEGFSDEAVWLEIQRKQSGQGDQDKSIKQVEIETLLSSPEEMGEDAPDGDFYARARKLTSLPPLLSSRIDRIILVHRLREVIAQVGFTRFEPAMPDIDGELALDVGRAALDIEPSWVPAIENRGEGVFISFQKQAIESWVKQPAVQKRGLELLRGFEVWQKRKAQEDAKFPGLPYIMLHSLSHLLITAVSLECGYAASSIRERIYVGETGYGILLYTGSPGSEGTLGGLVQIGKRIEYHLTTALESGRLCSNDPVCAQHQPDNVQEERFLHGAACHGCLLIAESSCERGNEFLDRALVVPTVEGLGAEFFLNQEM